One window from the genome of Geminocystis sp. M7585_C2015_104 encodes:
- a CDS encoding bifunctional 4-hydroxy-2-oxoglutarate aldolase/2-dehydro-3-deoxy-phosphogluconate aldolase has protein sequence MLQQWLTLLKTSRIIAVIRAGDWQEGKKKAQAVAQAGVKLIEVTWNSDQPLKLIEYLRTEFPSCRVGVGTILDKQSLREAIQGGVQFAFSPHFSPELLEIAHSHNIPLTPGALSPTEILTAFQYGARTVKVFPISALGGVEYLKSILAPLPHLPLIPTGGVTLANAADYIKAGAIAVGLAGDLFPSFLVKQGNWQEISQRARRLQQQLFNYIPPPIG, from the coding sequence ATGTTACAACAGTGGCTTACCCTACTAAAAACCAGCCGTATTATCGCGGTAATTCGGGCAGGGGACTGGCAGGAAGGAAAAAAAAAGGCACAAGCTGTGGCACAGGCTGGGGTGAAACTAATTGAGGTCACCTGGAACAGTGACCAGCCGCTAAAACTGATAGAATATCTTAGGACAGAATTCCCCTCCTGTCGGGTGGGAGTGGGTACTATTTTAGACAAACAATCCCTCCGAGAAGCCATCCAAGGAGGTGTACAATTTGCCTTTAGCCCCCATTTTTCCCCGGAATTGCTAGAAATAGCCCATAGTCACAACATTCCTCTTACCCCCGGCGCCCTATCCCCCACTGAAATCCTCACCGCCTTCCAGTATGGTGCTAGAACTGTTAAAGTATTTCCCATCAGCGCCCTGGGTGGGGTGGAATACCTCAAAAGTATTCTTGCCCCCCTACCCCACCTCCCTCTCATCCCAACGGGCGGTGTTACCCTGGCCAACGCTGCAGATTATATAAAGGCGGGGGCCATTGCCGTCGGCTTGGCTGGGGATTTATTCCCCTCCTTTTTGGTAAAACAAGGAAACTGGCAGGAAATTAGCCAACGGGCTAGACGGCTTCAACAACAATTGTTCAACTATATTCCTCCTCCCATTGGTTAA
- a CDS encoding glycosyltransferase family 4 protein — MRILVLSWEFPPRIVGGIARHVSELYPEIVKLGDQVHLITVKPDGVTAAAEEEVEGIRVYRVSVNPNDNFFSWVAQMNQSMLAAAEELIRNTGSFDIIHAHDWLVADSAITLKHRYKIPLIATIHATEYGRHNGIHNQTQAYVASKEGSLVYEAWRVIVCSEYMRWEVNRALGCPRDKIDVIYNGIRPEKKQHPPDFNKVEFRRRFAQEHEKIIYYVGRMTYEKGIHVLLKAAGKVLQELHGNAKFVIIGGGDTSFYKQLAHSLGIAHHCLFTGFMSEEDLHRFTTVADCAVFPSLYEPFGIVVLESFASRVPVVVSDAGGLPEVVRHTQTGIVTQANNPHSLAWGILEVLKNPEYARYMVENAYKDLAVRFHWPSLARQTQNTYQLVVSQRKATSWL; from the coding sequence GTGAGAATTCTGGTTCTGTCATGGGAGTTTCCGCCAAGGATTGTGGGAGGCATAGCGCGCCATGTGTCAGAGTTGTATCCGGAAATAGTAAAGTTGGGGGATCAAGTACATCTAATCACCGTAAAACCGGACGGTGTAACAGCGGCGGCGGAAGAAGAAGTAGAAGGGATTAGGGTATATAGAGTGTCTGTTAACCCTAATGATAACTTTTTTTCCTGGGTAGCGCAAATGAACCAGTCCATGTTAGCCGCTGCCGAGGAGCTGATTCGTAATACTGGTAGTTTTGATATTATTCATGCCCATGACTGGCTGGTGGCGGATAGTGCCATTACTCTGAAACATCGTTATAAAATACCTCTGATTGCAACTATTCATGCTACAGAGTATGGTCGTCACAACGGGATACACAATCAGACTCAGGCCTATGTGGCTTCTAAGGAGGGTTCATTGGTGTATGAAGCTTGGCGGGTAATTGTCTGTAGCGAGTATATGCGGTGGGAGGTGAATCGTGCCCTAGGGTGCCCCAGGGATAAGATAGATGTGATTTATAATGGCATTCGGCCGGAAAAAAAGCAACACCCCCCCGATTTTAACAAAGTAGAATTCCGTCGTCGTTTTGCCCAGGAGCATGAGAAAATCATATACTATGTGGGGCGGATGACCTATGAGAAGGGGATACATGTTTTACTGAAGGCAGCCGGTAAAGTGTTGCAGGAGTTACATGGCAATGCCAAATTTGTGATTATTGGTGGGGGTGATACCAGTTTTTATAAACAACTGGCCCACAGTCTAGGCATTGCCCATCACTGTTTGTTTACCGGGTTTATGTCGGAGGAGGATTTGCATCGTTTCACCACTGTGGCCGACTGTGCCGTTTTTCCCAGTTTATATGAGCCCTTTGGTATTGTAGTGTTGGAGAGTTTTGCCTCTAGGGTGCCGGTAGTGGTTTCTGATGCTGGGGGACTTCCCGAAGTAGTACGACATACTCAGACCGGGATAGTCACCCAAGCCAACAATCCCCATTCTCTTGCCTGGGGGATTTTAGAGGTTTTAAAAAATCCCGAATATGCCCGATACATGGTGGAAAACGCCTATAAGGACCTAGCAGTTCGTTTTCACTGGCCCTCTTTAGCTAGACAAACCCAAAACACCTATCAACTGGTTGTCAGCCAGAGGAAGGCCACTAGCTGGTTATGA
- a CDS encoding DNA phosphorothioation-associated putative methyltransferase, with protein sequence MVDNFQQISLLLRRSRVGKLLPDSLYIHVCALQLLDWTLQQYELKARKILPNISDFNVIKFALDEPKISYLFYPDFWENPHPILARSIVVNIQDKSYNIVDYTQSENPPILHRKETFLPPQHPQYEEFAHLTQIEEKLGLLDNPSHIGHLRQWQRLLLDNNICFVAHNLVCSLHNNPRQFFQIERHRAAIRRNTLSRPVRLVLEAGLFQPGMTFFDYGCGHGVDVKIMAEKGYESAGWDPYYFPDNPLKEADIVNLGYVINVIENVTERREALLKAWSLARQILIVSAQVLIYQRKGEFAYGDGIITEKNTFQKYYEQEELKSYIEQVLKREALPMDLGIFLVFRNPQKAEEFRASRFHSRLKSPRVLSPSKKFADYGELLKPLMAFYSERGRLPEKGELPQEAEIKKEFGGYKRAFKVILQATDEQEWEQIVIRRRQDILVYLALSNFRKRPSLRHLSPQLKADIKALFGSYQAACLIADELLLKVGNLQLIEQICLQTPFGKLSENGLLVHINSLDSLPTLLRLYEGCASMTVGRMEGANLVKLHFHLPRISYLFVPNFDVEETPAVAAKMSVDLRKITVKYRDYTREKKPPIITDKNQLIAP encoded by the coding sequence ATGGTGGATAACTTCCAGCAAATCTCCCTATTGTTGCGGAGAAGTAGAGTTGGGAAACTGCTACCCGACAGCCTATACATTCACGTCTGCGCCCTCCAACTCCTAGATTGGACCCTACAACAGTACGAGTTAAAAGCCAGAAAAATCCTTCCCAACATCTCTGATTTTAATGTTATCAAATTTGCCCTGGACGAGCCCAAAATTTCTTATCTCTTCTACCCCGATTTCTGGGAAAATCCTCACCCTATTCTCGCCAGGAGTATTGTCGTAAATATCCAAGACAAAAGTTACAATATAGTCGACTATACCCAATCAGAAAATCCCCCCATTCTCCACAGAAAAGAAACCTTTTTGCCCCCACAACATCCCCAGTATGAAGAATTCGCCCATCTCACTCAAATAGAAGAAAAACTTGGACTTCTAGACAACCCCAGTCATATCGGCCATCTCCGACAATGGCAAAGACTACTATTAGACAACAATATTTGTTTTGTGGCCCACAATCTGGTGTGTAGTCTGCACAACAACCCCCGACAGTTTTTCCAGATAGAAAGACATCGTGCCGCTATTCGCAGGAATACCCTTTCCCGCCCAGTTAGACTAGTGTTAGAAGCCGGTTTGTTTCAGCCGGGAATGACCTTTTTTGACTATGGTTGTGGCCATGGGGTTGATGTTAAAATAATGGCGGAAAAGGGATATGAAAGTGCTGGTTGGGATCCCTATTATTTCCCAGATAATCCCCTAAAGGAAGCAGACATTGTCAATCTTGGCTATGTCATAAATGTCATCGAAAATGTCACTGAAAGACGAGAAGCACTTCTAAAAGCTTGGTCTTTGGCCAGGCAAATTTTAATCGTGTCTGCCCAAGTTTTAATATACCAGCGGAAGGGAGAATTTGCCTACGGAGACGGTATAATTACAGAGAAAAATACCTTTCAGAAATACTATGAACAAGAGGAACTGAAATCCTACATAGAACAGGTATTAAAACGAGAGGCATTGCCCATGGATTTGGGGATTTTTTTAGTATTTAGAAATCCCCAAAAAGCGGAAGAATTTAGGGCATCTCGCTTCCACTCCCGTCTTAAATCTCCACGGGTATTATCCCCCTCCAAGAAATTTGCTGACTACGGGGAATTGTTGAAACCATTAATGGCATTTTACAGTGAAAGGGGAAGACTGCCAGAAAAAGGCGAATTACCTCAGGAGGCGGAAATCAAAAAAGAATTCGGCGGCTACAAAAGGGCATTCAAAGTAATTCTACAAGCCACTGATGAACAAGAATGGGAACAAATAGTCATCAGACGTCGTCAGGACATACTGGTGTATCTGGCCCTCAGTAACTTTCGCAAACGCCCCAGCCTGCGTCACTTGTCACCCCAACTAAAAGCAGACATAAAAGCCCTATTTGGCAGTTATCAAGCCGCCTGTCTCATCGCCGACGAATTACTACTAAAAGTCGGCAACCTGCAGTTAATTGAACAAATATGCCTGCAAACCCCCTTTGGGAAACTATCTGAAAACGGCCTTTTAGTCCATATTAACAGTCTTGACTCTCTTCCCACACTGTTACGATTATATGAGGGTTGTGCCAGTATGACAGTGGGCAGAATGGAGGGGGCAAATCTTGTGAAACTCCATTTCCATCTCCCCCGTATTAGTTATTTGTTTGTACCCAACTTCGACGTTGAAGAGACTCCCGCCGTGGCCGCAAAAATGTCAGTAGACTTGAGAAAAATTACAGTAAAATATCGCGACTATACCCGAGAAAAAAAACCCCCAATAATTACAGATAAAAACCAGTTAATTGCTCCATAA
- a CDS encoding phosphatidate cytidylyltransferase, with product MPYARTISALIAIGIAVGITVLGGLYFTIFFGIIVFLAQLEYFRLVKAKGIEPAGKTTIVVSQLLLLTATYYPNLTDATFALAGALICFYLLFQPKLATIADISTSILGLFYVGYLPSYWIRLRVSLDQNSAYAQVVANRSNLPLGGYFPENFWDFNSFPDALKITLVAMACIWAADIGAYLVGKNFGKMKLSQISPKKTVEGSIFGIIASIIIGIIGAWFLKWHAWVLTGFCLGLLIGVVSLLGDLTESLMKRDAGVKDSGQLIPGHGGILDRTDSYVFTAPLVYYFVTLFLPLFS from the coding sequence ATGCCCTATGCCAGAACAATAAGCGCCCTAATTGCCATAGGAATAGCAGTGGGGATAACTGTGTTGGGGGGGTTGTATTTCACGATTTTTTTTGGGATTATAGTATTTTTGGCGCAGTTGGAGTACTTCCGTCTGGTAAAAGCCAAGGGAATCGAACCAGCGGGCAAGACTACGATAGTGGTGTCGCAGTTGTTATTGTTGACGGCTACCTATTATCCTAACCTAACAGATGCCACTTTTGCTCTGGCAGGGGCGTTGATTTGTTTTTATCTGTTGTTTCAACCCAAGTTGGCGACAATTGCAGATATTTCTACTTCCATTTTGGGGTTATTTTATGTGGGGTATTTGCCCAGTTATTGGATTCGTTTACGGGTAAGTTTAGATCAGAATAGTGCCTATGCCCAGGTGGTAGCCAATAGGTCAAATTTGCCCTTGGGAGGATATTTTCCGGAAAATTTTTGGGATTTTAATAGTTTTCCCGACGCCCTGAAGATTACCCTGGTGGCAATGGCTTGTATTTGGGCAGCGGATATTGGGGCTTATTTAGTAGGGAAGAATTTTGGGAAAATGAAACTATCGCAAATCAGTCCAAAAAAGACGGTGGAGGGTTCGATTTTTGGGATAATAGCCAGTATCATTATAGGAATAATTGGAGCCTGGTTTTTGAAATGGCATGCCTGGGTGTTAACCGGTTTTTGTTTGGGATTGCTGATTGGGGTAGTAAGTCTACTGGGGGATTTGACAGAGTCTTTGATGAAGAGGGATGCGGGGGTTAAAGACTCCGGGCAGTTAATACCAGGACATGGTGGCATTTTAGACCGAACCGACAGTTATGTGTTTACTGCTCCACTTGTGTACTATTTTGTGACTTTATTCCTGCCCTTGTTTTCCTAA
- a CDS encoding Ni/Fe hydrogenase subunit alpha produces the protein MTRTIIIDPVTRIEGHAKISIHLNDKGEVETARFHVVEFRGFEKFCEGRPLFEMAGITARICGICPVSHLLASSKAGDKILGVKIPPAAEKLRRLMNLAQIVQSHALSFFHLSSPDFLLGWDCNPATRNVFGLIRENPDLARAGIRLRGFGQRIIELLGARKIHAAWTVPGGVRSPLSTTGRDWIMENLPEAKQTVNRALDLFKRLLDTQLHTEVEVFGKFDSLFMGLVAPNGNWEHYGGHIRFVDSQGNIVADGLSEDDYQSFLGEAVENWSYLKFPYYKPHGYPDGIYRVGPLARLNICERMGTLGGDRELIEFRQRAGGRVATSSFFYHYARLVEILTALEYIEQMMEDPDLLSPRVRAEAGINYLEGVGVSEAPRGTLFHHYQVDENGLVKKVNLIIATGQNNLAMNRTITQIAKHYIHGTEIPEEMLNRVEAGIRAFDPCLSCSTHALGQMPLYIELVSADGEILDLCRRD, from the coding sequence ATGACAAGGACTATTATAATCGACCCGGTGACTCGCATTGAAGGACATGCCAAAATTTCTATTCACCTCAACGACAAGGGAGAGGTGGAGACAGCCAGATTTCATGTGGTGGAGTTTAGGGGGTTTGAGAAATTCTGTGAAGGCCGTCCTCTGTTTGAAATGGCGGGCATTACAGCAAGAATATGTGGGATTTGTCCCGTGAGTCACCTGTTAGCCTCTTCCAAGGCGGGGGATAAGATACTGGGGGTTAAGATTCCACCGGCGGCAGAGAAGTTACGTCGTTTGATGAATTTGGCGCAAATAGTCCAGTCTCATGCCTTGTCCTTTTTCCATTTGAGTAGCCCGGATTTTCTCCTGGGATGGGATTGTAACCCGGCCACCCGCAATGTATTTGGTTTAATTAGGGAGAATCCGGACTTAGCCAGGGCAGGGATTCGTCTAAGGGGTTTTGGCCAGAGGATTATTGAACTGTTGGGTGCGAGGAAAATCCACGCGGCTTGGACAGTGCCGGGCGGGGTGAGGTCGCCCTTGTCGACAACGGGCAGGGATTGGATCATGGAGAATCTGCCGGAGGCAAAACAGACTGTTAATAGGGCCTTAGATTTGTTTAAACGCCTGTTGGACACCCAGCTACACACCGAGGTGGAGGTATTTGGCAAATTTGATTCCCTGTTTATGGGGTTGGTGGCGCCCAACGGCAACTGGGAACATTATGGGGGGCATATTCGTTTTGTAGACAGTCAAGGGAATATTGTGGCCGACGGGCTTTCAGAGGATGACTATCAAAGCTTTTTAGGGGAGGCGGTGGAGAATTGGTCCTATTTGAAGTTCCCCTATTACAAGCCCCACGGCTATCCAGATGGAATTTATCGGGTGGGGCCTTTAGCGCGTCTAAATATTTGTGAGAGAATGGGCACCCTAGGTGGGGATAGAGAGTTGATAGAATTCCGCCAACGGGCCGGGGGTAGGGTGGCTACTTCCTCCTTCTTCTACCATTATGCCCGTCTAGTAGAGATTCTTACGGCTCTGGAATACATTGAGCAAATGATGGAGGACCCAGACTTGTTATCCCCTAGAGTAAGGGCGGAGGCTGGCATTAACTATCTGGAGGGAGTAGGGGTAAGTGAGGCGCCAAGGGGCACTCTTTTCCATCACTATCAGGTAGACGAAAACGGCTTAGTCAAGAAGGTTAACCTGATTATTGCCACTGGCCAAAATAATTTAGCCATGAATAGGACTATCACTCAGATCGCTAAGCACTACATACATGGCACAGAGATACCAGAAGAAATGTTAAACCGAGTAGAGGCGGGAATTAGAGCCTTTGATCCTTGTTTGAGTTGTTCCACCCATGCCCTGGGGCAGATGCCCTTATATATCGAACTGGTGTCTGCCGATGGGGAAATTTTGGACCTTTGCCGCCGGGACTAA
- a CDS encoding (2Fe-2S) ferredoxin domain-containing protein, producing the protein MSRENLYLCMGSACHQLGVYEVLPKLQRLIKEYEIEEIVELKGCFCLETCSSGIVMKYKDRLFINISPQNLEEKFIREILPCVRGGM; encoded by the coding sequence ATGTCTAGGGAGAATTTATATTTATGTATGGGATCGGCCTGTCATCAGTTGGGGGTTTATGAGGTTTTGCCCAAGTTACAAAGACTAATTAAGGAATACGAAATTGAGGAAATTGTAGAGCTAAAGGGGTGTTTTTGTCTAGAAACCTGCAGTTCTGGGATTGTAATGAAATATAAGGACCGTCTTTTTATTAATATCAGCCCACAAAATTTGGAGGAAAAATTCATAAGAGAAATTCTGCCCTGCGTGCGTGGGGGTATGTAG
- a CDS encoding Tab2/Atab2 family RNA-binding protein, with protein sequence MGKIWELDFYSRPILDENKKKLWEVLICESPTTVDTDLNSLFRYSQFCGNQEVNSITLAKAIDRAIKESGEAPSKIRFFRKQMNNMIKKGCEAVGIPAVASRRTYFLQQWLAERMANFYPQQAGYDETASTSGGIQYLPTTPIALPDALRGDRNDKWALVTLQAGELREMGEWDIAFGEAFPLEMASISDETKIPGLLVFSSRALPLAAWMSGLELAHLRLEREKTNPPCLCLETGASDSWILASITDNNTLEEALGFERVKKKANGVHFLAIQSSPSSQSFAAFWLLLEQG encoded by the coding sequence ATGGGGAAAATTTGGGAGTTAGATTTCTACTCACGTCCCATTTTAGATGAGAACAAGAAGAAGTTATGGGAAGTATTAATCTGTGAAAGTCCGACTACGGTGGATACAGACTTGAACAGTTTGTTTCGTTATTCCCAATTTTGTGGCAATCAGGAGGTAAATTCCATCACCTTAGCTAAGGCTATAGATAGGGCAATAAAGGAGTCGGGGGAGGCACCCAGTAAAATTCGCTTTTTCCGGAAACAGATGAATAACATGATAAAAAAAGGATGTGAGGCAGTGGGAATTCCCGCTGTAGCTTCTCGTAGAACCTACTTTCTGCAGCAGTGGTTGGCAGAGAGGATGGCGAATTTTTATCCCCAACAGGCGGGGTATGATGAGACGGCATCTACCAGTGGGGGGATTCAGTATTTGCCTACGACTCCTATTGCTTTGCCGGATGCCCTAAGGGGGGATAGGAATGACAAATGGGCCTTGGTAACGCTACAGGCAGGGGAATTGAGGGAGATGGGGGAGTGGGATATTGCCTTTGGGGAGGCTTTCCCCCTAGAAATGGCATCTATCTCTGATGAGACAAAGATTCCAGGATTGCTGGTTTTCTCCTCTCGAGCTTTGCCCCTGGCTGCTTGGATGTCAGGGTTGGAATTGGCCCATTTACGTCTAGAAAGGGAGAAGACTAATCCCCCTTGTCTCTGTTTGGAAACGGGGGCCAGTGATAGCTGGATTCTGGCCAGTATAACAGATAACAATACCCTGGAGGAGGCCTTGGGGTTTGAAAGGGTAAAAAAGAAGGCTAATGGGGTTCATTTTCTGGCTATCCAGTCTTCCCCCTCCTCTCAGTCTTTTGCAGCCTTTTGGTTGCTTTTGGAGCAGGGATAA
- the leuD gene encoding 3-isopropylmalate dehydratase small subunit, protein MSERVVITGKGIPLVGNDIDTDRIIPARFLRCVTFEGLEEHVFEDDRKALNGKHPFDMPQYQGAKILVVNANFGCGSSREHAPQAIARWGIEAIVGESFAEIFFGNCLAMGIPCVTSTPENIKSIQNLLQENPDITMTLDLETMKVRCGHYSCSVRMPSGARNMLITGQWDTCGLLLKNKNQIHETAKRLPYLSW, encoded by the coding sequence ATGAGTGAAAGGGTTGTGATTACGGGGAAAGGTATTCCTCTGGTGGGGAATGATATTGACACTGATAGGATTATCCCAGCTCGTTTTCTAAGATGTGTGACGTTTGAGGGATTAGAAGAACACGTATTCGAGGATGACAGGAAGGCTTTGAATGGGAAACACCCCTTTGACATGCCACAGTATCAGGGGGCGAAGATACTAGTAGTAAATGCGAACTTCGGGTGTGGTTCAAGTAGGGAACATGCGCCGCAAGCCATTGCCCGTTGGGGTATAGAGGCGATAGTGGGGGAGAGTTTTGCGGAGATTTTCTTTGGCAACTGTTTAGCTATGGGTATCCCCTGTGTCACTTCTACCCCGGAAAACATCAAGAGTATTCAGAATCTGTTACAGGAAAACCCAGATATTACCATGACTCTGGATTTGGAAACTATGAAAGTAAGATGTGGTCATTATAGTTGTAGCGTAAGGATGCCCTCAGGGGCAAGGAATATGTTAATAACAGGACAGTGGGACACTTGTGGCCTATTGTTGAAGAATAAGAATCAGATTCATGAGACTGCCAAAAGGTTACCCTATCTTTCCTGGTAA
- a CDS encoding GUN4 domain-containing protein: MKGLLLTGFMVLTTLFPVRGERGLVSPESGVNYEKLARYLEGGDWRRANEETRDLLLAATGRKMVGWMRLEDIRNIPCWDLKTIDRLWYESSGGLFGLRTQLKVFLETGNRPGKLTNDENYNRFGEKVGWRRNNDWIIFIENLDYSLNAPRGHLPNIRSEYSIGGGRLYYTTLAERLVQCNMGKN; the protein is encoded by the coding sequence ATGAAGGGATTGCTGCTGACAGGGTTTATGGTGTTGACGACATTATTCCCTGTAAGAGGGGAAAGAGGCTTAGTTTCGCCGGAAAGTGGTGTTAATTATGAGAAACTGGCTAGGTATTTGGAGGGGGGGGATTGGCGACGGGCCAATGAGGAGACAAGGGATTTATTATTGGCGGCTACTGGGAGGAAAATGGTGGGATGGATGAGGCTAGAGGACATTAGAAATATCCCCTGTTGGGACTTGAAAACAATAGATCGGTTGTGGTATGAGTCTTCCGGAGGCCTCTTTGGATTAAGGACACAGTTGAAGGTTTTCTTGGAGACGGGAAATCGCCCCGGAAAACTCACTAACGATGAGAATTATAATCGTTTTGGGGAAAAAGTAGGCTGGCGTAGGAACAACGATTGGATTATTTTCATTGAGAATCTGGACTACAGTCTAAATGCCCCTAGGGGACATTTGCCCAACATCCGCTCAGAATATTCTATTGGTGGGGGGAGACTGTATTATACCACCCTGGCGGAGAGACTGGTGCAGTGTAATATGGGGAAAAACTAG
- a CDS encoding OFA family MFS transporter — protein sequence MTMDEQKYLQLFGLEAKQGRWLLIPMGMTVLLCLGTVYSWSIFRKPLENQLNITATESLLPYTVGLLFYSIFMPIAGFLIPKIGPRVMTALGGLLVGVGYILASFAPNIALITLSYGVIAGAGVGIAYGVPMAVVARWFPDKKGLAVGLTIVGFGLSPLITAPLANQLIVSHGVNNSLRILGIAFILIISAIAMALRFPPPHWKDSMSLTAEKSNPRVINYTPMLKSPSFYGLWFCYAIGALVGLTAIGISGPVGLEIIRIDSNLAARSVSLFALFNGISRPLFGWLTDRFPPRLVAIASYTIILAACILMISAKEGQIVVYLIAFSLFWFCLGGWLAMAPTMTLRFFNPDNYAQNYGIVFTAYGVGALVGTIFVGQIRDLFGSYIYGFYLMGLLAIIGIFIAQFTLKNPH from the coding sequence ATGACTATGGATGAGCAAAAGTATTTACAGCTATTTGGACTGGAGGCAAAACAGGGGAGATGGTTACTGATTCCCATGGGAATGACAGTTTTACTCTGTTTGGGAACTGTTTATTCCTGGAGTATTTTTAGGAAACCGCTGGAAAATCAGTTAAATATCACCGCCACGGAGAGTTTATTACCTTATACTGTTGGTTTGTTGTTCTATTCGATTTTTATGCCCATTGCCGGCTTTTTAATTCCCAAAATCGGTCCACGGGTGATGACTGCCTTGGGGGGATTGCTCGTCGGGGTGGGTTATATTTTGGCTAGTTTTGCTCCTAATATTGCCTTGATTACTCTTAGTTATGGCGTTATCGCTGGTGCCGGAGTTGGTATTGCCTATGGTGTACCCATGGCTGTGGTGGCCCGATGGTTTCCCGACAAAAAGGGTTTAGCCGTGGGGTTGACAATTGTTGGTTTTGGCCTCTCTCCCCTAATTACTGCCCCTTTGGCAAATCAGTTGATTGTATCCCATGGTGTGAATAATTCTCTGAGAATTTTAGGGATTGCTTTTATTCTCATCATCTCGGCAATAGCAATGGCCCTTAGGTTTCCCCCCCCTCATTGGAAGGATTCCATGAGTCTCACCGCAGAAAAGTCCAACCCTAGGGTTATCAATTATACCCCCATGTTAAAAAGCCCCTCTTTCTACGGGCTTTGGTTTTGTTACGCCATTGGGGCCTTGGTGGGGCTGACGGCCATCGGCATTTCTGGCCCTGTGGGATTGGAAATTATCCGGATTGACTCTAATTTAGCTGCTAGGAGTGTTTCTTTATTTGCCCTGTTTAACGGTATTAGTCGTCCTTTATTCGGGTGGTTGACGGATCGTTTTCCTCCCCGGCTTGTGGCTATAGCCTCCTACACAATTATCTTGGCAGCCTGTATTTTAATGATTTCAGCCAAGGAGGGGCAAATTGTGGTTTATTTAATAGCCTTCTCTCTATTCTGGTTTTGTTTGGGGGGATGGCTAGCCATGGCACCTACTATGACACTTAGATTTTTCAATCCTGACAATTATGCCCAAAACTACGGTATTGTATTTACGGCCTATGGGGTGGGCGCGTTGGTGGGCACTATTTTTGTGGGGCAAATAAGAGATTTATTTGGTAGCTACATCTATGGTTTTTACCTTATGGGCCTCCTAGCGATTATTGGTATTTTTATCGCCCAATTTACCCTGAAAAACCCCCACTAG
- a CDS encoding carbon-nitrogen hydrolase family protein yields MKSYLAASVCMTSTPDVDKNLQQAEEYIELAVNQGAKLVALPENFAFLGEEEEKVAKRHEIATKSEKFLIRMAQRFQVTILGGGFPTPIADDSSKVHNTAVLIAPNGLELCRYHKIHLFDVNLPDGNYYRESKTVMAGSCLPPVCDAGDLGKLGISICYDVRFPEVFRHLSRQGAEVIFVPAAFTAYTGKDHWEILIRARAIENTCYVIAPAQTGNHYGRRFTHGHAMIVDPWGTVLANTGAKEGIALAEINPQRLQQVRQQMPSLQHRVFG; encoded by the coding sequence ATGAAGTCATACCTTGCGGCATCTGTTTGCATGACCAGTACCCCAGACGTTGATAAAAACTTGCAACAAGCAGAAGAATACATAGAACTGGCAGTGAATCAGGGGGCTAAATTAGTCGCTTTGCCCGAGAATTTCGCTTTTCTGGGGGAAGAAGAAGAGAAAGTAGCCAAAAGACACGAAATTGCTACCAAAAGCGAGAAATTCCTCATCCGCATGGCACAACGCTTCCAAGTTACCATCCTGGGAGGTGGTTTCCCTACACCCATTGCCGATGACTCCTCAAAAGTCCATAATACCGCCGTATTGATTGCCCCCAACGGTCTAGAGTTGTGTCGCTACCACAAAATACATCTGTTCGACGTCAATCTACCGGATGGCAACTATTATCGGGAATCTAAAACAGTAATGGCCGGTAGTTGTCTGCCGCCAGTGTGTGATGCCGGCGATTTGGGCAAATTGGGCATTTCCATCTGTTATGATGTCCGTTTCCCCGAGGTTTTTCGTCATCTTTCCCGTCAAGGCGCGGAAGTAATTTTTGTCCCTGCCGCCTTTACTGCCTATACTGGAAAGGATCACTGGGAAATTCTAATACGGGCCAGAGCCATTGAAAATACCTGTTATGTCATTGCACCGGCTCAAACTGGCAACCACTATGGTCGTCGTTTTACTCATGGACATGCTATGATTGTAGACCCCTGGGGCACTGTCCTAGCTAACACCGGCGCCAAAGAAGGCATCGCCCTAGCAGAAATCAACCCTCAACGCCTACAACAAGTCAGACAACAAATGCCTTCTCTCCAACACCGTGTGTTTGGCTAG